One Streptomyces sp. R28 DNA window includes the following coding sequences:
- a CDS encoding S-methyl-5'-thioadenosine phosphorylase encodes MTEERPPTAEIGIIGGSGFYELLEDAERIEVATPYGAPSDAISIGTTGGRRVAFLPRHGADHRFPPHRINYRANLWALRSLGVGRVLAPCAVGSLRRELGPGSIVVPDQLVDRTSGRASTFYDEGAVHVSFADPYCVHGRAAVLRAAAAGEEVHDGGTMVVIEGPRFSTRAESQWFASAGWSLVNMTGQPEAALARELALCYTSVALVTDVDAGIDAAESVEQTEVMRVFAKNAERLRRLVLETVRLLPRDRDCACPRVLDGIGAH; translated from the coding sequence ATGACAGAGGAACGACCGCCGACCGCGGAGATCGGGATCATCGGCGGCAGCGGCTTCTACGAACTGCTCGAGGACGCCGAACGGATCGAGGTCGCCACACCGTACGGCGCTCCGTCGGACGCGATCTCGATCGGTACCACCGGCGGACGCCGGGTGGCCTTCCTGCCCCGGCACGGCGCCGACCACCGGTTCCCGCCGCACCGGATCAACTACCGCGCCAACCTGTGGGCCCTGCGCTCGCTCGGGGTCGGCCGGGTCCTGGCGCCCTGCGCCGTCGGTTCGCTCCGGCGGGAGTTGGGCCCGGGCTCCATCGTCGTACCGGACCAACTGGTGGACCGCACCAGCGGACGCGCGAGCACCTTCTACGACGAGGGAGCCGTCCATGTCTCCTTCGCCGACCCGTACTGCGTGCACGGCAGGGCCGCCGTCCTGCGGGCGGCCGCGGCCGGCGAGGAGGTGCACGACGGCGGCACGATGGTCGTGATCGAAGGCCCCCGCTTCTCCACCCGCGCCGAGTCCCAGTGGTTCGCCTCGGCCGGCTGGTCCCTGGTCAACATGACGGGCCAGCCGGAAGCGGCCCTCGCCCGCGAACTCGCCCTCTGCTACACCTCGGTGGCCCTCGTGACCGACGTGGACGCCGGGATCGATGCCGCCGAGAGCGTCGAACAGACCGAAGTCATGCGGGTGTTCGCGAAGAACGCCGAGCGGCTGCGCCGTCTGGTGCTGGAGACCGTGCGTCTGCTGCCGCGCGACCGCGACTGCGCCTGTCCCCGCGTGCTCGACGGCATCGGCGCCCACTGA
- a CDS encoding TauD/TfdA family dioxygenase produces the protein MPGEVAAELNAAARDALAAGGRPHLASPRPVGLGRTEEFVAELRRRLAGYPGFVVVTDVPVEAEDPQESEMIYWLLGLLLGRPVSQSRKGDLLGRVEDRGADIGSPVQRGYESSAALPFHVDRTDVIGLLCVRPAASGGLSRIVSAKTVHDLLLAESEDLLAELYQPYPNDRRGEEQPGEAPWSGIPVFSRTGDSFAARYLRRFIEGSQRHDTAPRLTERQIAAMDALDAILERPGVSLDMELRRGDLQLINNFHLLHARSAFEDGGGRGRLLLRLWLAFDASPELPDHFASLYGAVAAGSYRGGVWPAGSLPETLGRPVGELG, from the coding sequence ATGCCGGGCGAGGTGGCCGCGGAGCTGAACGCCGCGGCCAGGGACGCCTTGGCCGCGGGCGGACGCCCGCATCTCGCTTCTCCTCGCCCCGTCGGCCTCGGTCGCACCGAGGAGTTCGTCGCCGAACTGCGGCGCAGACTCGCCGGGTATCCGGGATTCGTGGTCGTCACGGACGTTCCTGTGGAAGCGGAGGATCCACAGGAGTCCGAGATGATCTACTGGCTCCTGGGTCTCCTCCTCGGCCGCCCGGTGTCGCAGAGCCGCAAGGGCGACCTGCTCGGCCGGGTCGAGGACCGCGGGGCGGACATCGGCAGCCCGGTCCAGCGCGGCTACGAAAGCTCCGCCGCGCTCCCCTTCCATGTGGACCGCACCGACGTCATCGGCCTGTTGTGCGTCCGGCCGGCGGCGTCCGGGGGACTGAGCCGCATCGTGTCCGCCAAGACCGTCCACGACCTGCTGCTGGCGGAGTCCGAGGACCTGCTGGCCGAGCTGTATCAGCCCTATCCGAACGACCGGCGCGGCGAGGAGCAGCCCGGGGAGGCCCCGTGGTCGGGGATCCCGGTGTTCAGCCGTACCGGTGACTCCTTCGCGGCGCGCTACCTACGGCGGTTCATCGAGGGTTCGCAGCGCCATGACACCGCGCCGCGGCTCACCGAGCGCCAGATCGCCGCGATGGACGCCCTCGACGCGATCCTCGAACGGCCGGGCGTCTCGCTCGACATGGAGCTGCGCCGGGGCGACCTGCAGCTCATCAACAACTTCCATCTGCTGCACGCCCGGTCCGCCTTCGAGGACGGCGGCGGTCGGGGACGGCTGCTGCTGCGCCTGTGGCTGGCCTTCGACGCCAGCCCCGAACTCCCCGACCACTTCGCCTCGCTGTACGGCGCGGTGGCCGCGGGCAGCTACCGGGGCGGCGTCTGGCCGGCCGGGTCCCTGCCCGAGACCCTGGGCCGCCCGGTCGGCGAACTCGGCTGA
- a CDS encoding phytanoyl-CoA dioxygenase family protein has protein sequence MPNFDRDLYNRDGCQLLPGLLAEADVSRAVAFFDGLDGAAEVPPSYEAEYDEADGVRRLRKLRRLLWNDPQIWGPLLNRAGVPALAREVVGDDAAVVFHAAFLKPALVGTEVALHQDQALWSYEYPKAFSVWCALTEVSPANGGLFGSRGSHSGGHVPHKDRPAYRWHDSLDAAEDGLEEPVQFQLAPGDGVMWDRYFAHGSAANTSPHDRRGMVVVFADASAPEFRAKDSFPLADLVALGAG, from the coding sequence ATGCCCAATTTCGACCGTGACCTCTACAATCGGGATGGATGTCAGCTGCTCCCCGGCCTCCTCGCAGAGGCCGACGTAAGCCGTGCCGTGGCCTTCTTCGACGGTCTCGACGGGGCAGCGGAGGTGCCGCCCTCCTACGAGGCCGAGTACGACGAGGCCGACGGCGTCCGCCGGCTGCGCAAGCTGCGACGCCTGCTGTGGAACGACCCGCAGATCTGGGGTCCGCTGCTCAACCGCGCGGGCGTCCCGGCCCTGGCCCGTGAGGTCGTCGGCGACGACGCCGCGGTGGTCTTCCACGCCGCCTTCCTCAAGCCCGCCCTCGTGGGCACCGAGGTGGCCCTGCACCAGGACCAGGCGCTGTGGAGCTACGAGTACCCGAAGGCGTTCAGCGTCTGGTGCGCGCTGACCGAGGTCTCACCGGCCAACGGGGGCCTCTTCGGCAGCCGCGGTTCGCACAGCGGCGGCCACGTCCCGCACAAGGACCGGCCGGCCTATCGCTGGCACGACAGCCTCGACGCCGCCGAGGACGGTCTCGAGGAACCCGTCCAGTTCCAACTCGCCCCCGGTGACGGGGTGATGTGGGACCGGTACTTCGCCCACGGCAGCGCCGCCAACACCTCCCCGCACGACCGGCGCGGCATGGTCGTCGTCTTCGCCGACGCCTCCGCACCCGAGTTCCGGGCGAAGGACAGCTTCCCGCTGGCGGACCTGGTGGCCCTCGGGGCCGGCTGA
- a CDS encoding asparagine synthetase B: MSLAPTGAGPGPDAARLARRVVERLTHRGPDGLGVVGDALSAVAMCRLRVRSRPADRVPFPDGPDGTCHAYNGEVYAVGAGAGAGAADATVPRGGLDEAQAVHDHGCHALDGMYALVRRTRGGAVEITRDPLGIKPLYLRRHRDGVAVASEIPALLDVFGPARIRAAAVAQFLLLGRVVDGGSWYEDIEPVPPGTRLLLKEGRTETVWAPPPPSAVAGSPGWPATPDGIRAAVSRAVDRVLVSDRPLGLALSGGLDSTVVALELARRGIDDLATVSVVPEGNGDGVREVADLSLPGTAWRGWRHRWTGFGPADLLAGVADAAAVLGEPTAMTSVPMYAALARLAREEGIVVLLLGEGADEVFGGYRSYLALQRLGSAEEFYVAPRRVELVRALLGEEAVAGALDALRAALPVADGRPTAEVVRDFEYEHSLEPLLRRADHLLMAEGVEGRTPFLHGGLPALGRAYPMAGLLRGGQTKVPLREAYARELPHWRTEVKKPFRAPVDDWLIAGHRSAATGRLADRDELFTAVGLRSEALRGLLRQVTDGDTGATGLVFPLLSLGAWLEQAGAEALPGGGS; this comes from the coding sequence GTGAGCCTGGCCCCGACCGGGGCCGGGCCGGGTCCGGACGCGGCCCGGCTGGCCCGCCGCGTGGTGGAGCGCCTGACCCATCGCGGGCCCGACGGGCTCGGGGTGGTGGGCGACGCACTGTCCGCGGTGGCCATGTGCCGACTGCGGGTGCGCAGCCGGCCTGCGGACCGGGTCCCCTTCCCGGACGGCCCCGACGGCACCTGCCACGCCTACAACGGCGAGGTGTACGCCGTGGGCGCCGGGGCGGGCGCCGGCGCGGCCGACGCGACCGTGCCGAGGGGCGGCCTCGACGAGGCGCAGGCCGTCCACGACCACGGATGCCACGCCCTGGACGGCATGTACGCGCTGGTCCGGCGGACCCGGGGCGGCGCCGTGGAGATCACCCGCGACCCGCTGGGAATCAAGCCGCTCTACCTGCGGCGCCACCGCGACGGCGTCGCGGTGGCCTCGGAGATACCGGCTCTGCTGGACGTGTTCGGCCCGGCGCGGATCCGCGCCGCGGCCGTCGCGCAGTTCCTCCTGCTGGGGCGGGTGGTGGACGGCGGCAGCTGGTACGAGGACATCGAGCCGGTCCCGCCGGGCACCCGCCTGCTGCTGAAGGAGGGGCGCACCGAGACGGTGTGGGCGCCGCCGCCCCCGTCCGCCGTCGCCGGGTCGCCCGGGTGGCCGGCCACCCCGGACGGCATCCGGGCGGCGGTCTCCCGGGCCGTCGACCGGGTGCTGGTGTCCGACCGGCCGTTGGGGCTCGCCCTGAGCGGCGGGCTGGACTCCACCGTCGTCGCCCTGGAACTGGCGCGCCGGGGCATCGACGACCTGGCCACGGTCAGCGTCGTCCCGGAGGGCAACGGTGACGGTGTCCGGGAGGTCGCCGACCTGTCGCTGCCGGGCACGGCGTGGCGCGGCTGGCGGCACCGATGGACCGGATTCGGCCCGGCGGACCTGCTCGCGGGCGTGGCCGACGCGGCCGCCGTCCTCGGTGAGCCGACGGCCATGACCAGCGTCCCGATGTACGCGGCACTCGCCCGGCTGGCCCGGGAAGAGGGCATCGTGGTGCTGCTGCTGGGCGAAGGGGCCGACGAGGTCTTCGGCGGCTACCGCAGCTACCTCGCTCTCCAACGGCTCGGCAGCGCCGAGGAGTTCTACGTCGCACCGCGCCGCGTCGAACTCGTGCGGGCCCTGCTGGGGGAGGAGGCCGTGGCGGGCGCGTTGGACGCGCTGCGGGCCGCACTGCCCGTGGCCGACGGGCGGCCGACGGCCGAGGTGGTACGGGACTTCGAGTACGAGCACAGCCTCGAGCCGCTGCTGCGCCGCGCCGACCACCTGCTCATGGCGGAGGGTGTCGAGGGACGCACGCCGTTCCTGCACGGCGGCCTTCCCGCACTCGGGCGGGCATATCCGATGGCCGGGCTGCTCCGGGGCGGCCAGACGAAGGTGCCGCTCCGGGAGGCGTACGCGCGCGAGCTGCCGCACTGGCGGACCGAGGTCAAGAAGCCCTTCCGGGCCCCGGTGGACGACTGGCTGATCGCAGGCCACCGGTCCGCGGCGACCGGCCGACTGGCCGACCGGGACGAGCTGTTCACCGCCGTGGGACTGCGTTCCGAAGCACTGCGGGGGCTGCTGCGGCAGGTGACCGACGGCGACACCGGCGCGACCGGCCTCGTCTTCCCCCTGCTGAGCCTCGGCGCCTGGCTGGAACAGGCGGGCGCCGAGGCCCTGCCTGGCGGCGGCTCGTGA